A stretch of the Rhinoderma darwinii isolate aRhiDar2 chromosome 3, aRhiDar2.hap1, whole genome shotgun sequence genome encodes the following:
- the LOC142750008 gene encoding uncharacterized protein LOC142750008 yields the protein MTPDFWRHHNTNHLSPEDISIQMSSGQRSVQNNGINKTQKLLQNQFEGFNGLQPIPTPGSPELKTTLNVMAPDSWRQHDTNNLTPENLMLSDDIINQAQELLQNQFEDFDGLQPVAALLIPGYVVLRKAVQIHYDQDRKHWLTTCFRNGKILVADSINTINLSPTICEEINNIYGVMVEDPLKHVQFLNVDQQLNNYDCGVFAVAFAYEFLTEDGDPTAVYDHGMMRNHLICCLQNGRITRFPKKDKM from the coding sequence ATGACGCCTGATTTCTGGAGACATCACAACACGAACCACCTGTCTCCAGAGGACATATCCATCCAAATGAGCAGCGGGCAAAGAAGCGTGCAGAACAATGGCATCAACAAGACCCAAAAGCTCCTTCAGAATCAGTTTGAAGGCTTTAATGGACTGCAGCCCATTCCAACTCCAGGGAGTCCAGAGCTGAAGACAACACTAAATGTAATGGCGCCTGACTCCTGGAGACAGCATGACACAAACAACCTGACTCCAGAGAACCTCATGCTAAGCGATGACATCATCAACCAGGCCCAAGAACTCCTTCAGAATCAGTTTGAGGACTTTGATGGCCTGCAGCCGGTCGCTGCTCTTCTAATACCAGGGTACGTTGTACTAAGGAAGGCTGTACAAATCCATTACGATCAGGACAGGAAACACTGGCTTACAACGTGCTTCAGAAATGGCAAGATCCTAGTGGCAGACAGCatcaataccatcaatctgtcacCAACTATCTGTGAAGAGATTAATAACATCTATGGGGTAATGGTCGAAGACCCCTTGAAGCATGTGCAGTTTCTCAATGTGGATCAGCAATTGAACAACTATGACTGTGGGGTATTTGCTGTAGCGTTTGCCTACGAGTTTCTGACAGAGGACggagaccccacagctgtttacgATCACGGCATGATGAGAAATCATCTTATATGCTGCCTGCAAAATGGCAGGATTACTAGATTCCCCAAAAAAGACAAGATGTGA